A DNA window from Bacteroidota bacterium contains the following coding sequences:
- the hflX gene encoding GTPase HflX — MIKTKLYDTTAKQETAVLVAVQTPEQSDIQTVEYLEELAFLIETCGAKPLKKFTQKLQKIHPRTYVGEGRLADIVSYINQEEADMVVFDDELTPSQIRNLEQEIKVKILDRSNLILDIFARNARTSQAKTQVELAQNQYMLPRLTRMWTHLQKQKGGVGMRGPGEREIETDRRVIRDRISLLKDKLEDIDRINIGQRKNRTGVKRLALVGYTNVGKSSIMNMVSKSEVLAENKLFATLDATVRKVYIDGHNFLLSDTVGFIRKLPHQLVECFKSTLDEVREADALLHVVDVSHKNFEEQIDVVNQTLVDIGAADKPTLMVFNKTDLIEEPEIFENLKSTWMAKKNNPAIFVSVLNKADAAKIKEAIVKVLEGLK, encoded by the coding sequence TTGATAAAAACGAAATTATATGATACTACAGCTAAGCAAGAAACTGCAGTGCTGGTAGCAGTACAAACGCCCGAGCAGAGTGATATACAAACTGTTGAATACTTAGAGGAGCTTGCTTTTTTGATTGAAACCTGCGGTGCAAAGCCCTTAAAAAAGTTCACGCAAAAACTACAAAAAATACATCCACGCACCTATGTAGGCGAAGGACGATTAGCCGATATAGTTTCTTATATAAACCAAGAAGAAGCGGATATGGTGGTATTCGACGATGAACTCACCCCTTCTCAAATAAGAAATCTGGAGCAAGAAATTAAAGTAAAAATACTCGACCGCAGTAATTTGATTCTTGATATCTTTGCCCGCAATGCCCGCACATCGCAAGCAAAAACCCAAGTAGAGCTTGCACAAAATCAATATATGTTGCCACGACTTACCCGCATGTGGACGCACTTGCAAAAACAAAAAGGTGGTGTAGGGATGCGTGGCCCTGGCGAGCGTGAAATAGAAACTGACCGTCGTGTAATTCGTGACCGTATTAGTTTGCTCAAAGATAAATTGGAGGATATAGACCGTATTAATATAGGTCAAAGAAAAAATAGGACAGGTGTGAAACGCTTGGCATTGGTGGGTTATACCAATGTAGGTAAATCTTCTATTATGAATATGGTGAGCAAAAGTGAGGTGCTTGCAGAGAATAAATTATTTGCCACCCTGGATGCAACCGTGCGAAAAGTATATATTGATGGACATAATTTTTTGTTAAGTGATACCGTTGGTTTTATTCGCAAACTGCCTCATCAATTGGTCGAATGTTTTAAATCTACCTTGGATGAAGTGCGTGAGGCCGATGCATTATTGCATGTGGTAGATGTATCACACAAAAATTTTGAAGAACAAATAGATGTAGTCAATCAAACCTTGGTTGATATAGGTGCAGCCGATAAACCTACACTCATGGTTTTTAATAAAACAGATTTAATAGAAGAGCCCGAAATTTTTGAAAATCTTAAATCTACCTGGATGGCCAAAAAAAACAATCCTGCCATATTTGTATCTGTATTAAATAAAGCCGATGCTGCAAAAATAAAAGAAGCTATTGTGAAAGTGTTGGAGGGGTTGAAGTAA